The sequence GGCCAGCGCGGCAGCGGTCCTGGGCCTGGGCATCCTGGTGGCGGGCTTCCGCGGCCGCACTTCCGGCATCCTGAGCCTCTTCGCCGTGGTTGCACTGGTCACCGGGGGCGTCTACAACACCCTGGACGATGGCCGGATGCGGTTCCAGCAGGTGGACTGGAACCCCGCCAGCATCGAGGAAGCACGCGGTGGAATCGACATCACCGCCGGACGTGGAACCGTGGACCTCACGGGCCTGTCCCCAACCGCCCCCCTGACGTCCGACGTCGTGGTTCCCCTGGACATCACCGCAAGCAACGTGACCGTGGTGATTCCGCAGAACGTGCCGGTGGACATCAAGGCGGACATGACCATGGGCAACCTGAATGAGGGCGGAGGCCAGCGCGGCGGCAACACCACCCGCCAAAGCAGCTACAACACCGACCGGCCCGGCAACCACCTGGTGGTCCAGATCGACGGCACCTTCAGCAACGTCACGATCCAGGAAGGCAACTGACATGGACAACAGCAACATTCCGACGACGGCGGGCCACGACACCGCCGGACCGGCACCGGCAAGGGTGGGAACGGTGGTGTGGGGACTGATCGTCCTGGCGCTGGCCGCGCTGATCATCGTGGCCCAACTGGGGATCGTCGCCCTCAATGGCACCTACGTCCTGATCGGCCTCATGATCGGCGCCGGAGTGGCCCTGGTGGTGGGCGGCCTGCTCTCAGCCCGGAAACGTGACAACCAACCAACTACAGGGAAGTCTTGAACCATGGATAAGTTCTTCAGCATTGTCAGGGGCTTCGGCCTGAAGCGCGGACCGCAGCGCTGGGTGGGTGGAGTACTCGGAGGAATCGCGGCGCAGCTCAACGTCGACGTTGCCTATGTCCGCATCGCTTTCCTCCTGTTGTGCCTGCTCCCCGGACCAGCCGTGGTCTTCTACCTCCTGGCCTGGATCATCATCCCGGACCAGCGCAATGAAATCCTGCTGCAGACCTTCCTGGACCGGCGGTCGCTCAACCGGCCCTGACCGCGCCTTAGGCCCCTGACCGTGGGTAGTCATAATCCACGGCGGGGGCCTTGCCGTGTCCCCGGCGGCCGGCCCCAATGTAACCGGTTTGTGTCGTACCCCACACACCCCACTACACTTCTAGGTGAGCTCAGCGTGGCGCTCTGCCTGTAAACCTTCTTCCCAGGATTTGAGCCGAACATGAAAATTGGAATCCTCACCAGCGGTGGCGACTGCCCCGGATTGAATGCCGTGATCCGCGGCGCGGTACTGAAGGGCATCGCCGTCCATGGCCAGGAATTCGTCGGATTCCGGGATGGCTGGCGGGGCGTGGTGGAGGGCGACATCATCGACATCCCCCGCACCATGGTCCGCGGCATCGCCAAGCAGGGCGGGACCATCCTGGGCACTTCCCGCACCAACCCGTTCGAAAACGGCGGCGGTCCCGAGGCCATCAAAGCCCACATGGACCGGCTTGGCATCGATGCCATCATCGCAATCGGCGGTGAGGGTACGTTGGCAGCGGCCAAGCGCCTGACCGACGCCGGACTCAAGATCGTGGGTGTCCCCAAGACCGTTGACAACGACCTTGACGCCACCGACTACACCTTCGGTTTCGACACCGCGGTACAGATCGCCACCGAGGCGATCGACCGGCTCCGTACCACGGGTGAATCCCACCACCGCTGCATGATTGCCGAGGTGATGGGCCGCCACGTGGGCTGGATTGCACTGCACGCCGGGATGGCAGCCGGGGCGCACGCCATCCTCATCCCGGAGCAGAAGGTCAGCATCGAGCAGGTCACCGAATGGGTCAAGGAAGCCCATGCCCGCGGCCGCGCACCCCTTGTGGTGGTGGCCGAGGGCTTCGTGCCCGAACACATGGAAAGCCCGCACTCGGAGCGTGGCCTGGACACCTTCGGCCGTCCGCGCCTGGGCGGCATCGCGGACCAGCTTGCGCCCGAACTTGAAGCACGGACCGGCATCGAAACCCGAGCCACCATCCTGGGGCACATCCAGCGCGGCGGTGTCCCCTCAGCCTTCGACCGGGTCCTTGCCACCCGGCTGGGCATGGCCGCCATTGACTCCGTGGTGGAAGGCTACTGGGGCACCATGGTGGCGCTGAAGGGCACCGACATCCAGCATGTCGCCTTCGAGGAGGCCCTGGGCCAGCTCAAGACCGTCCCGCAAAACCGCTACGACGAGGCCGCGGTCCTGTTCGGCTAAGCCACTGGGCCGCCCTAGGCTGGGACCATGACACTCGATCCCGGCTCAGCGGCCATCATCCAGCTGGCGTGGGCACGCCGGCTGGGCCTTGACGACGACGCATTCGGTGACGCCCTGGCATCCGGCGAACGGATTGTCCGCGCCGACGAATCGGCCCGGACCGTCGAGTTTGTGCGGCTGTTCGGCAGTTCCGTCCTGGTAGGACCACGGAGCATCATCGAGGCAGCGGCCGGCATCCCCGACGAGGAAATGGCCCAGCATGTCACGCTCCTGAAACTGACCAGGGAACAGGGTGGCCACGGGCTGGGCGCCGCGGCCCTGTTCTTTGCCGACGACCTGCCGCTGCAGCAACCGTCGGAGGAACTGACGGTCTCGCACGGGAATCCCGAGGCGATCGAACTGGAGGGCAGGTGCCCGCCGGATGACGTGAATGAAGTGGGCCTGTCCGACCTCGAGAACCGATACACCATCGTCCATGAACTGGACGGCAGGCGCGTGCCCCTGGCCTGCGGGGCCTACGGCGAGTGGGAGGGCCTGCTGGCCAACATGGGCGTCCTGGTGGATCCGGACTGGCGGCGCCGCGGCCTGGGAGCGCTGGCGGGTTCCATCGCTGCCCACGAGGCCCTGGCCGCCGGGCTTACCCTGCAGTGGCGCGCTGATGTCAGCAACACCGGCTGCCTGGCATTGGCCCGGAAGCTGGGCCTGTCAGCCGGCGGAATCCAGACCAGCGTCCACCTTCGCTGAGGCCGGGCTGCCCGCGGCGCCCCAGTCCTGGACCGGCTTGGGCTTGGCGAAGAACAGTGCCACCGCCGCCCCGGCGAGCACAACGCCGGCGGGCAGCAGGATCGACTGGGCCATCGCCGTCGAGAACCCTGCCTGCAGGAATCCGGGCAACGTACCGCCCATCGCCATCCCTTCACCGGCTGATGCCGCAGGGCCGCCGGACGGGAGTTCCGCGGCGAGCCGGGACTGGATCAGGACGGCAATAGCTGCGCTGCCCAGCACGGCCCCGAACTGCCGGGTGGTGTTGTAGACGCCGGAACCTGCGCCGGCCTGGCGCGGCGGCAGGTTCCGGGTGGCGGTGGTGCTTAACGGTGCCCAGATGCCGGCGTTGGCGAACCCCAGGACAGCGCTGGGGAGAAGGAACAGCAGGATGGGTGTGTCCGGCTGCATGAGCAGGCCGTTCCAGACAAGGGCGACAGCCATCAGCGTCAGGCCGCCGGCGGCAAGGTATTTGGGGTTGACCCGGTCCACGATCTTGCCCACCACGGGCGCCATGCCGCCCGAAATCAGCGCCATGGGCACCATCAGGAGTGCCGACTGGGTGGGCGTCAGGCCGCGGACCAGCTGGTAGTAGAAGATCAGCGGCAGGCTGAAGGACGTGACGGTGAACCCCACCATGGTGATGCCAAGGTTGGCGAGGGAGAAGTTCCGGTCCCGGAACAGGCCCAGCGGCAGGAGCGGTTCGCCCTTGTTGAAGCGCTGCCATGCCACGAAGGCGGCCAGGACTACCAGGCCGGCAATAATGAGTCCCCAGACGCTGATGGGCCCGGTGATGGTCCCCCAGTTGTACGTCTCGCCTTCCTGGATACCGAAGACCAGGAGGAAGAGTCCGACGGCGCTCAGCAGGACGCCGGGGATATCGAACCGGTGCGGGTGGGTGCTCAGTGCCGGGACGTTGCGCATGGCCAGGATGAAGCCCACGACGCCGATGGGCACGTTGATGAAGAAGATCCACTCCCAGCCCAGGCCGTCCACCAGGACACCGCCCAGGATGGGCCCCACCAGGGTGGCCATGCCGGCCGTGGCACCCCAGACGGCCATGGCGGAGCCACGGCGGTCCGGCGGAAAGATGCGGGTGATGACCGCCATGGTCTGGGGCGTCATGACTGCGGCGCCGAGCCCCTGCACCACGCGGGCCGCGATCAGGGTTTCCACATTTTGGGCCAGGCCACACCACAGCGAGGCCAGGGTGAACACCACCAGGCCCAGCAGGTACAGCTTCCGCGGCCCGAACCTGTCACCGAGGCGGCCCGTTATGAGCAGCGGGACGGCGTAAGCCAGCAGGTAGGCGCTGGTCACCCAGATCACCGAGTTGATATCGGCGTGCAGTCCCTCCATGATCCGGGGATTCGCTACCGAGACGATGGTGCTGTCGATCAGGATCATGAAGAACCCGATCACCAGGGACCACAGCGCCGGCCACGGCTTTTCTACGTTTTCCACTCGGTCATCCTTCTGGAGTTTTGTTTTGGTGCCCGGGCGGAAACCCGGGAAGATCAGCCCAGCAGGTCCAGGATCTCTTTGCGGGCAAACATTTGCGCTGCGGCCCTGGCCGACGGCGCACCGGCGTCCGGATCCGCTCCGGCGCCCAGCAGGACGCGGGCCACATCCGTGTAGCCCTTGAATGCCGCTCCGGCGAGGGGGGTCTGGCCCCGATCGTTGGCGGTGTTGGCGTCGGCGCCGTGCTGCAGCAGCAGCTGTACGGTTCCGGCATGGCCATGATACGCGGCGAGCATCAGCAGGGAGTCGCCGGCGGAGTTCGTCATGGTGGCGGGGACACCGGCCTCCAGGTAGGGACCAAGCAGCGCGGCGTCCCCTTCACGGGCAGCCTGGAAGAGCGTATGCGCCAAAGCCAGCGCATCGTCGTCGTGCCCCTCCGTTGACTTCGCCGCGGCGTGGACGGGCGTGGTGTTCCCGGTCATCAGCGCGGCCCCCTCAGGAATCCGGTTTGGCGCCCCACAACCTGGCCGGCGTCGGGGGCGACGATGAGCTCCTGGGCGGCCGCATACGGCTCATCGCCGTCCAGGACCGTCAGTACGTCATCCGGGGCCACTGAACGTTTTATGACTGCCAGGGCCACCGGACCCATCTCGTAGTGCTGCGCCACCGAGGTCACGGTCCCCACTTTCCGCTCCCCGGCCATGACGGGGCTGCCGGCGGCGGGCAGGGTGTGCTGCGATCCGTCCAGCTGGAGGAACACCAGCCGGCGCGGCGGGTGCCCGAGGTTGTGGACGCGGGCGATGGTTTCCTGGCCCTTGTAGCAACCCTTGGCCAGGTGCACGGCCGTGCGCAGCAAGTCCAGTTCGTGCGGGATGGTCTTGTCATCCGTTTCGGCGCCGATCCGGGGCCGCCAGGCGGCCACGCGAAGGGCCTCAGCAGCGAGCACACCGGCCAGGGGCCGGCCGGCAAGGGCGTCCTCAAGGCCGCCGGCAGGGATGAGGTACTCGAACCAGGGACGTTCAAGGCCGGGGTGGTTCTCCTCGGAAACTGTGGCATAGGAGTACCCGCCCGCGGACACGTGTGGCCACGGGTCCTGCCAGGCGAGGTGCCCGGCCCATTCCGGCACGGCCCTGGTGCTGCCGGCCACGGCCCAGTCCGCGGAGACGTCGGCAATCTCGACCCGCAACATGAACTTCATGCGGTTGAGGTACTCGGCCAGCGGGGCGGCCTCCGTTGCTTCGACGATCAGCCAGGTGGTTTCCCCGTCATCGACCACACGGGCATCGAAGTCGATCCGGCCCTGGACGCTGAGGAGCAGCAGTTCGCTGGACTCGCCCGGCTTCAGGGCTGCCACCTGCTGGGAAGACAGGGTGTTGAGCCAGCTGAGCCTGTCGGGCCCGGTGACGGTGACCACGCCGCGGTGGGAAAGGTCGACGACGGCAGTTCCGGCGGCAAGGGCGCGCTGCTCGCGCAGCGGCTCGCCGTAGTGGGCGGCGACTCCGGCGTCAGGACCGGTGGCCTCGACGGCACCGGGGCGCGACAACAAAGGGCTGGGCGTAGTCATATGAAGTAGAAGTCCTTGGAGGTCAGCGGTATTCCGGATTTTCGAAATCGAACCTTGTTCCGGCAGCCCATTCGCCGGGCAGGTTTCCGAACGCGGGGTAGCCCCCGGAGTCCTTGAGCGTCCGGGCCAGGTGCAGGAGGTTCCAGGTCATGAACGTCGTGTTCCGGTTGGTGAAGTCGGTTTCCGGGCCACCGGAGCCTTCATCGAGGTAGCTCGGGCCGGGCCCCACGGGTCCGATCCATCCGGCGTCGGCCTGCGGCGGGATGCTGAAGCCGATGTGCTGAAGGCTGTAGAGGACGTTCATGGCGCAATGCTTGATCCCGTCCTCGTTTCCGGTGATCAGGCAACCGCCGACCTTGGGATAGAACGCCCATTGGCCCTTGCTGTTGAGTTCGCCGGAGTGGGCGTAGAGGCGTTCGATCAGTTTCTTGGTCTGGGACGAGTTGTCCCCCAACCAGATGGGCCCGGCCACCACCACAATGTCGGCTTCCTTGACCGCGGGGTAAAGCTGGGGCCACTCGTCGGTGGCCCAGCCGTACTGGGTCATGTCGGGGTAGACGCCGCTGGCGATGTCATGGTCCACCGTCCGGATCACCGTGGTGCCCACGCCGTGTTTTTCCATGATCATGCGGCTGATCCGGATCAGCCCGTCCGTATTGGACGTCTGCGGCGACTTCTTCAGCGTGCCATTGAAGAAGACAGCTTTCAGGTCGCTGTAATCAGCCGGTGCTCCTGCTGCCTGGACGGTGCTTTCTCCCACGGTGCCGCTCCCCTCTTATGGGTCCGGAAGACCCTGTCTGGTCATGAGACCCGGTGCAGGAACGCAGAGGCGTGGGCCTCCAGCCCTTTTCCTGCGTCACCCCCGGTGGCAACGTCCCAGCGCCACAACAGGTTGCCGTCCACCAGGCCAAATATGCGGGTGGCGGCGCTGTAGTCCTTGGAGTGGCTGCCGCGCATCACCATGTCGGTGGTCAGCTGGATCTGAGGCCCTTTGATTTGGCCGTAGTACAGCTCCGTGATGCCGCCGGGGTGGGCGATGGATACGGAGATGTCGAAGCCGCCGTCCTTGTTGCGCAGCGCTTCGACCTCGTCGGCGCTTTTCAACACGGGAACGATGTCTGCCGGCACTAGCCCAGGGCCGCCGTCGGCGTCTAGCTGCTTGCGCTCCAGCGCCCAGAAGCCGGTTTCGACGGTGAGCGGACGCAGGCGCGTCCCTTCGTCGTCGGTCAACCAGCTTTCGGCACGGTACTGCAGGTACGGCAGCCCGTTGTGGGTGAAGGAGACGTGCTGCAGGAAGTGTTCAGAATCCTCATCGCCGCTGCCCAACCGCCCCCGGCCCTCCCACTCACCGATGAGCCAGGACAGGGGGACGAGTTCGGGGGTCAGGTCTGTAGGAATCTCAATGGGCATTGGTATTACCTCCAGCTACGGCCGGTCCCGGGAAAGGGGTGGCTACTGCTGGCCCTTGAAGAGGCGGTAGACCACGAAGCCGGCGAACCAGGCCATGGACAGGCTCGCGATGCCGAGCAGGACAAGGAAGAAGATTTCAAAAGCAAGTACGGACATGGTGCCATCCTAACCGTTAGTAGATGAGTAGTTTGTCTATGAAGTACGCAAGGGATCCAACAGCCGAGACCGGGGCCAGCCCCATGCCCAGGGCGGCCAGGATGTTCAGTGGCGCACCGCGCAGGGTGGCCAGCCGCCGGAAGCTCGCCAGCACCGCGCCCACAACCACGCCGAAGATGGCCGCCGGCAGGACGGCAATGTCCGACAGGACCAGCCCGGCCAGCGGACCGGCAAGGCCTGCAAGCACCACTCCGAGCGGGGCAACAATGCTGTCCGGCCAGCGGATGAGCCCGGCCAGCAGGGCCACAGCCGCGCTGATCGCCGCCACCAGGAGCATCTCGCGGACACCGTTGAAGCGGGAGCCGGCAATCCAGCCTGCTCCCAGGCAGGACAGCAGGACACCGGCGCAGCACCCCAGGGTGGATTCCAGCCGTTGCGCCTGTCCTGTTCCGCGGATGAGCTGCACCACGAACACGGCCATCATTCCCAAGGCCACGAAGCCGGGAGTCCAGTCCAGGTATCCGGGGGCAGGCACCAGGGCGGCGGCTATGGCCGCGCCTGCACCCGGCAGGGCGATAACTGCGGCGAGGGTCTTCTTGGCGGGAATGCGGAGGAAGTGCGGCCAGCCGATGCCCACCGCCACGGCGATCACGATGCCCACCACCACGAGTGCCTCCGGCGAGGCGTAGACCCCGGCGATGATCGCGATGAGGCCGGCGATCCCGACGACGCCGACGGTCCAGGAGCCCAGTGAACGCGCGGGAGCCTGCAGTTCCGCCGTCATGCGTGGCCCGGCCTGTGCTTCGTCGGTGCACTCACTGCGCTGTTTTCCCATCCTGGCGGTCGGCCGGAAGGCAGGTCTGCCCCCTCATGGCAGGGCGGGTGCGCCCTGGTCCAATCCTGCCTTATGTGAACTGGATATGTCGCAAATGGTGCCGGTCCACGTCCTGAATCTGTGGCCAGGGAGGGGCTGCCGGGTATACTCAAAGCTCAGCTACGCTCCCTGCTGAGGTGGCTGGCCGGCGGCGTGCTGACGGTCCAAAACCTTCCGCAGGAGCCAGTACCGGCCGGTGAGAATCCGGTTCAGTCGCCCAATGATGCGCGGACAGCCCTTGGAGGAACAATGTCGCACATCCTGTTACTGACCAACAGCACCGGTTCTTCGGTGGACATCCTGCCTGCCCTCGAGCTGCTGAACCACAGGGTCCATATCCTCCCCGCCGAACCAACGGCCCTCCTGGAAACAGACCCCTGCGACATTGTCCTGCTGGACGCCCGCAAGGACCTGGTGGGCGCCCGTTCCCTCACCCAGCTCCTGAAGGCCACAGGCCTCAGCGCCCCGCTGGTGCTGATCCTGACCGAAGGTGGCATGGCGGCGGTGTCCTCCGCGTGGGCCGTTGACGACATCGTCCTCGATTCCGCGGGCCCCGCCGAGGTGGAGGCCCGTATCCGGCTGTCCGTTGCCCGGGCAGTACCCGAGCAGGAAGACGCGCCCAGCGAAATCCGTGCCGCCGGCGTCGTCATCGATGAGGCAAGCTACACGGCCCGGGTCAACGGGGCGCCCCTGAACCTGACCTTCAAGGAGTTCGAACTCCTGAAGTACCTGGCGCAGCACCCTGGCCGCGTGTTCACCCGGCAGCAACTGCTGACGGAGGTGTGGGGCTACGACTACTACGGCGGCACGCGCACCGTGGACGTCCACGTCCGGCGCCTGCGGGCAAAGCTCGGAGCGGACCACGAGAACCTGATCAGCACCGTCCGGAACGTCGGCTACCGCCTCACGCTGGTCCGGCAGCAGGAAGATGAACTCACGGAGGCATGAGCCTGAGCTGCCGCCGGCGTATAGCCTTGGCTCATGACTCCAGCGCATCCGCAGAAGTGGCCCGTCCATGTTGTCCGGGGCGGAGTTGACCAGCAACTGCTGAAAGACTGCCGTGACCTTCTGGCCGCGGCTGAGGAATCGGACGGCAATCCTTCCATTTCCGAGCAAACCTTGGTGACCATGCGCGCCGGTGACTCGGCGGAGCACAGCCTCCTGACTCTGGCCCTCTACGCTCCCGACGAGGACTCCGATCCGGCCACCGGCCAGGACCTGGCGGGCTTCGCCGTCGTGGTTGAGGAGCCGGACGGCAGCGGCATCCTGGAAATCGCCGTCCATCCCTCCTACCGGAACCAGGGCGTGGCGGACCGCCTGGTGGGCGCGCTCAAGGAGGTCCGGGGCTTCAACGGGCTGAACGCCTGGTCGCATGGCAACCATGAAGCCGCTGCCGACCTCGCCGCGCGCTACGGGTATGCGCCGGTACGCGAGTTGTGGAAGATGAGGATGACGACGGCGGGCGCGGACCTGCCCGATGCCGGCCTGCCGGACGGGGTGGCCATCCGCACGTTCGTTCCGGGCAAGGATGAAGAGGCGTGGCTGGTAGCCAACCGGGCAGCATTCGCCCACCACCCCGAGCAGGGCAGCCTCACCAGGGCCGACCTCGAGGCGCGCATGGCGGAAGACTGGTTCGACCCGTCCGGCTTCCTCCTCGCCGAGGACCGGGACGGCAGGCTGCTGGGGTACCACTGGACCAAGGTCCACCCACGCCACGGCACCCACCCGGCCATCGGCGAGGTCTACGTGGTGGGCGTGACACCTGACGCGCAGGGCATGGGACTGGGCAAGGCACTGACCATTGCCGGCATCAAGCACCTCCGCGACTCAGGACTGGCCGGTGTGATGCTGTACGTGGATGCGGACAACGCTCCGGCTGTCGCGTTGTACCGGCGGCTCGGTTTCAGCCGCTGGGACATGGACGTCATGTACGGCCCCGCCGCCGGGTAGCCGGGAGGTCGGGAGGCCGGAGCAATCCCTGGCACGGCGTAAAACAAAGGCCGTGGGGGCGGTGAATGCTTGTAAGGTTGAAATGGAGCCGCGCGGGGCGGAAGCGCAGGCACCGGAGCGCCAGCTAAAGGAGAAGCCATGAACCCGGAACCGTCCGGAACAGCCACGTCCCAGGATGTTGCGGTGCCTGTCCGGGCCCGCTTCGGCTCATCCGAGGTACCGGCATCCAGGGCCACGCAGGATCGCATCGACATCCCCGAATTCGCACCGAACCTGCAGCCCGAAGGCGACATCCGGCCCGACCGGTTCCTGGACCGCGAGCTGAGCTGGCTCGCCTTCAATTCGCGGGTGCTGGAACTGGCGGAAGACCCTACCCTCCACCTGCTGGAGCGGGTCAGCTTCCTGTCCATTTTTGCCTCCAACCTGGACGAATTCTTCATGGTCCGCGTGGCAGGCCTGAAGCGCCGCATCGCCACCGGGCTGGCCGTCCCCTCCCCTGCCGGGCTCAGCCCTGTCGAGGTGCTGGAGCGGATCAGCGAAGAAGCCCACCGGCTCCAGCAGCGCCATGCACAGGTTTTCGCCGAGCAGATCCGGCCCGCGCTGGCGTACGAGCACATCCACGTCATGCAGTGGGGGGAACTGGACGACGCCGCCCAGCAGCAGCTCAGCGTCATGTTCGCGGAAAAGGTCTTCCCCATCCTCACGCCGCTGGCCGTGGAT comes from Pseudarthrobacter sp. NIBRBAC000502770 and encodes:
- a CDS encoding PspC domain-containing protein, coding for MDKFFSIVRGFGLKRGPQRWVGGVLGGIAAQLNVDVAYVRIAFLLLCLLPGPAVVFYLLAWIIIPDQRNEILLQTFLDRRSLNRP
- a CDS encoding ATP-dependent 6-phosphofructokinase; this encodes MKIGILTSGGDCPGLNAVIRGAVLKGIAVHGQEFVGFRDGWRGVVEGDIIDIPRTMVRGIAKQGGTILGTSRTNPFENGGGPEAIKAHMDRLGIDAIIAIGGEGTLAAAKRLTDAGLKIVGVPKTVDNDLDATDYTFGFDTAVQIATEAIDRLRTTGESHHRCMIAEVMGRHVGWIALHAGMAAGAHAILIPEQKVSIEQVTEWVKEAHARGRAPLVVVAEGFVPEHMESPHSERGLDTFGRPRLGGIADQLAPELEARTGIETRATILGHIQRGGVPSAFDRVLATRLGMAAIDSVVEGYWGTMVALKGTDIQHVAFEEALGQLKTVPQNRYDEAAVLFG
- a CDS encoding GNAT family N-acetyltransferase is translated as MTLDPGSAAIIQLAWARRLGLDDDAFGDALASGERIVRADESARTVEFVRLFGSSVLVGPRSIIEAAAGIPDEEMAQHVTLLKLTREQGGHGLGAAALFFADDLPLQQPSEELTVSHGNPEAIELEGRCPPDDVNEVGLSDLENRYTIVHELDGRRVPLACGAYGEWEGLLANMGVLVDPDWRRRGLGALAGSIAAHEALAAGLTLQWRADVSNTGCLALARKLGLSAGGIQTSVHLR
- a CDS encoding DHA2 family efflux MFS transporter permease subunit — protein: MENVEKPWPALWSLVIGFFMILIDSTIVSVANPRIMEGLHADINSVIWVTSAYLLAYAVPLLITGRLGDRFGPRKLYLLGLVVFTLASLWCGLAQNVETLIAARVVQGLGAAVMTPQTMAVITRIFPPDRRGSAMAVWGATAGMATLVGPILGGVLVDGLGWEWIFFINVPIGVVGFILAMRNVPALSTHPHRFDIPGVLLSAVGLFLLVFGIQEGETYNWGTITGPISVWGLIIAGLVVLAAFVAWQRFNKGEPLLPLGLFRDRNFSLANLGITMVGFTVTSFSLPLIFYYQLVRGLTPTQSALLMVPMALISGGMAPVVGKIVDRVNPKYLAAGGLTLMAVALVWNGLLMQPDTPILLFLLPSAVLGFANAGIWAPLSTTATRNLPPRQAGAGSGVYNTTRQFGAVLGSAAIAVLIQSRLAAELPSGGPAASAGEGMAMGGTLPGFLQAGFSTAMAQSILLPAGVVLAGAAVALFFAKPKPVQDWGAAGSPASAKVDAGLDSAG
- a CDS encoding ankyrin repeat domain-containing protein, with the protein product MTGNTTPVHAAAKSTEGHDDDALALAHTLFQAAREGDAALLGPYLEAGVPATMTNSAGDSLLMLAAYHGHAGTVQLLLQHGADANTANDRGQTPLAGAAFKGYTDVARVLLGAGADPDAGAPSARAAAQMFARKEILDLLG
- a CDS encoding folate-binding protein YgfZ gives rise to the protein MTTPSPLLSRPGAVEATGPDAGVAAHYGEPLREQRALAAGTAVVDLSHRGVVTVTGPDRLSWLNTLSSQQVAALKPGESSELLLLSVQGRIDFDARVVDDGETTWLIVEATEAAPLAEYLNRMKFMLRVEIADVSADWAVAGSTRAVPEWAGHLAWQDPWPHVSAGGYSYATVSEENHPGLERPWFEYLIPAGGLEDALAGRPLAGVLAAEALRVAAWRPRIGAETDDKTIPHELDLLRTAVHLAKGCYKGQETIARVHNLGHPPRRLVFLQLDGSQHTLPAAGSPVMAGERKVGTVTSVAQHYEMGPVALAVIKRSVAPDDVLTVLDGDEPYAAAQELIVAPDAGQVVGRQTGFLRGPR
- a CDS encoding flavodoxin family protein, producing the protein MGESTVQAAGAPADYSDLKAVFFNGTLKKSPQTSNTDGLIRISRMIMEKHGVGTTVIRTVDHDIASGVYPDMTQYGWATDEWPQLYPAVKEADIVVVAGPIWLGDNSSQTKKLIERLYAHSGELNSKGQWAFYPKVGGCLITGNEDGIKHCAMNVLYSLQHIGFSIPPQADAGWIGPVGPGPSYLDEGSGGPETDFTNRNTTFMTWNLLHLARTLKDSGGYPAFGNLPGEWAAGTRFDFENPEYR
- a CDS encoding FABP family protein, translated to MPIEIPTDLTPELVPLSWLIGEWEGRGRLGSGDEDSEHFLQHVSFTHNGLPYLQYRAESWLTDDEGTRLRPLTVETGFWALERKQLDADGGPGLVPADIVPVLKSADEVEALRNKDGGFDISVSIAHPGGITELYYGQIKGPQIQLTTDMVMRGSHSKDYSAATRIFGLVDGNLLWRWDVATGGDAGKGLEAHASAFLHRVS
- a CDS encoding permease, which encodes MTAELQAPARSLGSWTVGVVGIAGLIAIIAGVYASPEALVVVGIVIAVAVGIGWPHFLRIPAKKTLAAVIALPGAGAAIAAALVPAPGYLDWTPGFVALGMMAVFVVQLIRGTGQAQRLESTLGCCAGVLLSCLGAGWIAGSRFNGVREMLLVAAISAAVALLAGLIRWPDSIVAPLGVVLAGLAGPLAGLVLSDIAVLPAAIFGVVVGAVLASFRRLATLRGAPLNILAALGMGLAPVSAVGSLAYFIDKLLIY
- a CDS encoding response regulator transcription factor; this translates as MSHILLLTNSTGSSVDILPALELLNHRVHILPAEPTALLETDPCDIVLLDARKDLVGARSLTQLLKATGLSAPLVLILTEGGMAAVSSAWAVDDIVLDSAGPAEVEARIRLSVARAVPEQEDAPSEIRAAGVVIDEASYTARVNGAPLNLTFKEFELLKYLAQHPGRVFTRQQLLTEVWGYDYYGGTRTVDVHVRRLRAKLGADHENLISTVRNVGYRLTLVRQQEDELTEA
- the mshD gene encoding mycothiol synthase, which produces MTPAHPQKWPVHVVRGGVDQQLLKDCRDLLAAAEESDGNPSISEQTLVTMRAGDSAEHSLLTLALYAPDEDSDPATGQDLAGFAVVVEEPDGSGILEIAVHPSYRNQGVADRLVGALKEVRGFNGLNAWSHGNHEAAADLAARYGYAPVRELWKMRMTTAGADLPDAGLPDGVAIRTFVPGKDEEAWLVANRAAFAHHPEQGSLTRADLEARMAEDWFDPSGFLLAEDRDGRLLGYHWTKVHPRHGTHPAIGEVYVVGVTPDAQGMGLGKALTIAGIKHLRDSGLAGVMLYVDADNAPAVALYRRLGFSRWDMDVMYGPAAG